A segment of the Patescibacteria group bacterium genome:
GCGGGCATTGATTATCTAAGAATATTTCCCACTGAATCTTTTAAATCATATAGCATAAAAACTCATGAATATCCTGGTTTTCCTACTGATTTGCAATCCCCCTACACTCTACTAATGACACAAGCTCAAGGGTCATCCCTAATCCACGAAACAATTTATGACAGAAGACTCCTATTTACAGATCTTTTGGCTCAAATGGGAGCCAATTCTATAATGTGCGATCCACATAGAATAGTTGTCAATGGACCAACTCCACTTTTTGGTAAAAAACTTACATCTCCTGATCTAAGAGCTGGGATCACTATGATATTGGCTGGTCTTATCGCTGAAGGAGAGACCACCATAGACAATATCTACCAGATTGATAGAGGCTATGAAAAGATTGACGAAAGACTAAGAACACTTGGTGCAGATATAAAAAGAGTTAAAGACTAATATGAACAGTAAAACAAGAAAATATTTATTTTTATTTTTTATTTTGGCTTTTGTCACAATAACTCCCCTTGTTAGTCTTTATGCAGCAGGATATAAATTTAGTTTTTCTGGTGACTTTCTACAAAAAACAGGAATGCTCATTATCGATTCAACGCCCAGCGGAGCGAAAATTATAATTAACGACGAACCTCAACAAAAATTTCTAAACAAACTTAGATCCAAAGCTCTCAACAGCACAAAGGATCAAAACATTTTAACGACCCCAGCCAAAATAAAAGGTCTTATTCCTGATGAATATACAGTAGAGCTCGAAAAAGATGGATATTGGTCATGGGAAAAAAAACTGGAAATAAACCCAGGCAGTTCAACATTTGCTGAAGATATTGTAATGTTCAAAAATAATCTACCTCAACCTGTAACTTCTTCTATAATAATAAATTCAAAACAATCTCTAAATAAAAAATACATAGCCTATACCACTGAAAATACATACCAAATTTTCAACGATGATAACGAAGAAGTTATTAATTATCAAAAAAATGCCTCAAGTACTAACCAACTAACAAATAGTATCATCTGGCTCGATAATAATCATATTTTATTTGATTATTTTTTATTTTCTCTTGATGACTGGAATAAACCAAAAGATTTATCTAGTTCACTCGTGAATATTAATCTTGAAAGTGTCACTTTTTCAAATAGCAGTCTAGTCTATATTCAAAACAACAATAGCCTTATTAAACTTGATTCCAAAAGCGTTGGGATAGAAACTGTTCTAAATTCTGAAAAAATATTTGACTACCTAATAAAGGATAATTTAATCTACACGATTGAAGAGTTGAATAAAAATATTTACTTGATTGTTTATGATGATAAAAAAATAATTAGGCAAATAAACTTAAATTTTGATGATAGCTATGTTTTCGTTAATACAAATAATAGTTTAATCAATATATATAGCTCAAGGTTTAAAACACTTAATTTAGTTGATCCGCTAGATTATTTTGGCCCACTCAAGGAAACAATCAACAATGTAGGAGATAGTTTTTGGGTCGACAATGAAAAACTAGTTTACTATAATGATTTCGAAATATGGATTTATGAAAAAGATAATTTCAAAAAAACTATCCTAACTAGGATTAGTGATAAGATTAATTATGTTTTATGGCATCCAAGTAATAATTATATTATTTATTCAACAGCCGAATCACTGTTCACTATTGAGCTAGACAACAGAGAAAAACACAGTACGAACCACTTGATAAAACTAAACAATATTGATTTCCTAGATATCAATAATGACGGTGACGTGCTATATTTCTATTCTGAGCTAGGCAATCAAAGGGGACTTTTTAAGTTAGCTATATAAATTTGAGTATCAAAAAAACACTTATTGCTAAGTGTTTTTTTGATGTATGATTATCGCAATTTATTCATAAATTCCTCTAGCTCATCATCGCTATAAAATTCTATAAGAATTTGTCCTCCTAAACCTTTTCTTTTAATTTCAGCCTTGGTGCCAAAATATTCTCTTATAACGAGTTCTCTGTCTTTATCTTGAAAATTAACAGGTTTTTCTTTTTTTGTACTTGGGGTTTTTGTAATTTTTGATTCAAAAGAAGTATCAGATACAGACATATTGTCATGTAGTATTTTTCTAAACAAAGCCATTTGCTGTACTTCATTTTCCATTCCAAGAATAATTTTTCCATGCCCCTCAGAAATTCTTCCTTCGCTTAAAGCATTTTGAATTTCTTCTGGCAAATTAAGAAGACGGAGTGAATTTGCAACTGAAGATCTTGACTTTGAGACTCTTCCCGCTAATTCTTCTTGTGTCAAATTAAATTCATCAACTAATTTTCTATAGGATATTGCTGTTTCTATTGGGTTCAAATCTTCTCTTTGAATATTTTCAATCAAGGCAATTTCTAATTTTTCCTGTTTGTCTGCATCCCGAATAATTACAGGGACAGTAGCTAGTCCAAGTTTTTTAGCAGACCGCCACCTTCGCTCACCAGCGATTAATTCATATCCACCTTCTTCTTTTTTGGTTACAATCAAAGGCTGAATTATACCGTATATTTTTATTGACTCAACCAACTCATCTATATGAGCATCTGAGAATCTTCTCCTGGGCTGATAAGGATTTACAGAGATATCCGCTGGACTAACTTGCATCACTGTATGTTGTTCGTCGGGGTGTGAAACGTTAACAACTGTGTCACCCGAACTTGAAGTTGTGATTTTATTTACTTTTTTTGGAATCAAGGAGTCTAGCCCCCTACCTAAACCTACCATAATATTTTTTATTAATAATTATTTATTTTCTATTTATTCACCAAAATATGATCCAGGCTCATCGAGTTTTTTACCTTCTTTTTTTATATCAAAATTTTCTATATCAATAATTTCTTGTGCAAGCATTTCGTAAGCTCGACCGCCTCGAGAGTTCGTATCGTAATGCATTATGGTCTTACCATAACTTGGAGCCTCAGCCAATCTTACACTTCTAGGAATAACTGTACTAAAGACTCTATTTGGAAAATGGTTTTTTATTTCATCCAAAACAAGACCAGAAAGTTTGTTTCGTTTATCGAACATAGTTATAACAGCGCCCATTATATTTAAATCTGGTTTTAAATTTTCTTTAACCAAGGTAATCGTTTCCAATAGTTGACCAAGTCCTTCCAGTGCATAATATTCACTTTGTATTGGAATAATGATTTCATCAGCGGCAACCAGACTGTTTATAGTCATAAGACCAAGCGACGGTGGTCCATCAATAATAATATAGTCATAATCATCCCTAATCTCCTCTAATAAAGTTTGTAGGATAAATTCTCTATCATCCATTGAAACAAGCTCGATCCCCGCCCCCGCAAGGGCAGCTGTAGCTGGTGCAACAGTGAATTTATCAATGATAGTCCTTTTTAAAACATCCCTTATATTTTTATTACCTACTAATGCTTCGTATATTCCATGATCGAGTTGTTTATGATCAATACCTATCCCAGATGTGGCATTTGCTTGTGGGTCAATATCAACGATTAAGACATGTTTTCCAAGTTGCGCTAAATAAGCCCCAACATTAACTGAGGTTGTTGTTTTGCCTACTCCTCCTTTTTGATTCACGACTGATATTATTTTTCCCATATTGTATAAATTATTACACTAATTATACAACAATAAAAATGCTTTGACAAACTCCTAAAAATTGATATAATAAAATCCGATAGCTAATAATGGCTATTTTTTATTGTAATTGGATAAATACGCCCAGGTGGTGGAACTGGTAGACACGCGAGACTCAAAATCTCGTTCTAGCAATAGAGTGAGGGTTCGATTCCCTCCCTGGGCACTATTAAAAATACTCTCCTTTTTGGAGAGTTTTTTGATAGAGTTTTGTGGAAGGATGAAAACCCTCAAGTGTGATAAATGTATGGAATTCAGAGAGCTTTGCTTGTCAGCAGAAATAACAGGAAATAATTCAAACATTTACGATTGGTTTGTTGGGGTTCACCCCGTTCGATTTTTACCCGTCCGTAGCTTTAGCGAAGGCGGGCCCTCCCTGGTCACAAACATAAAAACTCTTCTTCTTGAAGAGTTTTTATTTTGATCAATATCCATAACAATAAATTTTACTCAAACTCATTAATCTTTTGCATCAACTCAAGATTCCCAGGATTTAAGTCTTGAGTTTTTTTATAGTAGAGAAAAGCTGATTCCTTATCCCCCATCCTGTCATAAGTGATAGCAAGACTGTATAGGGCATTCGAATTATTTGAATCAAACAATAATGATTTTTGGAAATTTTCAATTGCAAGTCTATCATTATTCATATTAAAATATGCTCTTCCTAATTCAAAATAAATTTTAGAATTACTAAACTCATCTTTTTTAAGTTTTTCTAGAAGGTCTATTGCTTCCCTGTTGTTATTGTTAACTATCATAACTTTTGCGAGACCAAGGCTAGCATCGCTATAATCACTCTTCAGAGAGTGAGCAATATTAAAATATTTTAAAGCATTCTCGTTGCACCCCAGGGCACCTTCTCTTGCTTCGCAATTCACCTTGTCACCTTGAAGTAAATATAGCTTTCCAATCTCTGTGGCAAGGACAGGATTTGTAGGCTCAAGCGAGAATGCTTTTACAAGCGGTCCTATGGCAAAAACCTCCCCATTCGAAGAATAATTAGCGATGTCTCGATAAATGATACCCAATGTTTCGTATGAGATAACAGAATTAGGATTAATGGCGATAGCTTTTTCAGCCCACTTTTTCGCCTCGTCCACATCTCTCGCTATTGCTCCGTAATCTTTATTTGCATTTTTTAACTCAAGCTTTGCTCTTTCTAAATAAATTTTGGAAAGAGTAATGGGATATTCCTCAAAACTAGGATTAAAATATATTGCCTTCTGGATTGATTCTTCATTAATATTTTTTGAATAAACATCAGCAATCAAAAATTTGACGCTAAAAGCAATAATCAAAAACCACATAAAAACTGCTAAATAAAATAGTATTTGAAAAATATTATTAGTATTTCGTATAAGAAACCCACTGTTCTTGTAGTAACCTGAACTTAAAACATTATTTAAGAAAAGGGCCAGAAAAAACCAGAACAAAAGAAAACTCAAGAATGAGAAAATAGTTAAGAATGGCAAAAATACAACGAAGACAAAAGCGCCTAGACTGGAAATAAATTGATAATCATTGTCTTTCTTTTTATATAACACTGCAGATTTATATGAAATATATAGCAAGAATGCAAGAAAAAGAATAAAACTGACACTAGCCAAAAAACCGACAGTCGGTGGAAGATTGCAAACAAATGAATGAGAGTTTTTGAATCGTAGTTGCCAATTGTCTTCATAATTTAGCTCATAAGGTCTATGGAGAGATAAATAATCAGAGTAAGAACCAAGGCCCACCCCAAACAAAAAATCAGTTTTTATTGAAGATAAAACAATTTTAAAAGAAGCACTTCTATTTAAGTTTTCCTCTCCTATTTTATAAACATTTTCTGAGCCGATTGAAAGGATAATTCCAAAAAAGAAGACGATAACAATCAGCAGTGAAAATCTTTTCCTAAAAGAACTAAGAAGAATTTTTTTATCAATCAACATTCCTTGAATTAAAAAAGCAATTGCGAAAATAAAAAATAAAGGTTTATGAAAAACGATGGTTATTAAGAAAAAAAGAAGTAGAAGAAAATACTTAACAAATTTATTCTGAGACTTTGAGAAAAAATTTCCAAAGAAAAGCGGAGCAAAAAGTAATATATTTAGAGAGGCAATAATAATCAAATCTTCAGTTGTGAATTTAAAAAAATTAAAAGCCGGAATAAAGGAAGTAACTATTTTGTATACAAACAATCCTATACTCGAATAAAGAAATACTTTCAAAAACTTATCTTTTAAAGAAAACAAATCTTTTGCTCGAGCTAATAAAAGAAACAAGACGACTGAGAAAAAAATAGTTAAAAATGAGAAAAGATGATTATTGAAATCTCCAAAAAATGCTGAGAATTTATTTTGAGAAAGCATGCTAGAAAAAAAGGACAATAGGACAAATAATACTATTAATTTTTCATATGTGTAGAATTTGAAATTATCTTTCAATGGATATTTTTTAAAATAAATTAACAAAAGAGTTAATGCTGGAAAAAATAAAACTAAAACAAAAAATTTAAAGAATTCGCTTCCAAAAGAAAACAATAAAAAAAACAAGGGAATCATATATAAAACCCCCTTCTTTAAAATATTTTCAATATTTATTTTAGTGCTCATATTTTACTCACTTTTAAAAGCCTTTTTATCGATAATGTCCTTTATGAACACATTTATTGCAGTTGCGACCGGAATAGACAGAACCATCCCTATAACACCAGCCAACTTAAAGCCAATCATTAAAACAGCCAAGGTTACTATTGGATTTAGCCCAACAACTTTTTGCATAAGTTTTGGAACTATAATATTGTTTTCTACTAACTGAATAATATAATACAAGATTCCAACGAAAGCCATGAAGATAGCTCCTCCTTGGGTGAATGCAA
Coding sequences within it:
- a CDS encoding ParB/RepB/Spo0J family partition protein gives rise to the protein MVGLGRGLDSLIPKKVNKITTSSSGDTVVNVSHPDEQHTVMQVSPADISVNPYQPRRRFSDAHIDELVESIKIYGIIQPLIVTKKEEGGYELIAGERRWRSAKKLGLATVPVIIRDADKQEKLEIALIENIQREDLNPIETAISYRKLVDEFNLTQEELAGRVSKSRSSVANSLRLLNLPEEIQNALSEGRISEGHGKIILGMENEVQQMALFRKILHDNMSVSDTSFESKITKTPSTKKEKPVNFQDKDRELVIREYFGTKAEIKRKGLGGQILIEFYSDDELEEFMNKLR
- a CDS encoding ParA family protein, whose product is MGKIISVVNQKGGVGKTTTSVNVGAYLAQLGKHVLIVDIDPQANATSGIGIDHKQLDHGIYEALVGNKNIRDVLKRTIIDKFTVAPATAALAGAGIELVSMDDREFILQTLLEEIRDDYDYIIIDGPPSLGLMTINSLVAADEIIIPIQSEYYALEGLGQLLETITLVKENLKPDLNIMGAVITMFDKRNKLSGLVLDEIKNHFPNRVFSTVIPRSVRLAEAPSYGKTIMHYDTNSRGGRAYEMLAQEIIDIENFDIKKEGKKLDEPGSYFGE